In Sphingomonas sp. M1-B02, the sequence TCAGGGGAGGGGTTGGGGGTGGGGGCGTGCCGTCTCACCGAGCCTGGGGCCAGAGGATAGCCCCCACCCCAACCCCTCCCCTGAAGGGGAGGGGCTTTCCCCAATTATGACTCGCATTCCGCCCTCCCAGCCCCCACTTGTGGCCGCATGGCACCTCCTGCCCCTTCCATCATCCGCGTCATCGATCTCGAGACCACCGGACAGGCACCGCCTGCGCATGGCGTGTGCGAGATCGGCTGGCAGGACGTTGCGCTGCGGCCCGATGGCCGGTGGGAGCTACAGGGCGAGGGCGGCAGCCGGCTGGTCAATCCGGGGCGGCAGATCCCGCCGCTGACCATGGCGATCCATCACATCCGCGACGAGGATGTTGCCGACGCCCCCTGGTGGCACGACGTTGCCCGGCCGATCCTCGATCCCTGGCCGCGGCGGGTGGCGCTCGCAGCACATCGCGCGACGTTCGAGGAGCAGTTCTGCACACCCTCGCTCACCCGCGGCGCCGACTGGATCTGCACCTGGAAATGCGCGCTGCGATTATGGTCCGATTCGCCGGGCTTCTCCAACCAGTTGCTGCGCTATTGGCGCAAGCCCGCGGGGATGGAGCATGAGCGCGGGTTGCCGGCGCACCGCGCCTTTCCTGACGCCTATGTCACTGCCTTCCACCTGCGCGACATGCTCAACGAGGTTGGCGCAACGCAGCTGATCGAATGGTCGCGCGAGCCCGGACTGTTGCCGCGCGTGCGCTTCGGGCCCGATCGCGGCAAGGAATGGAGCGAGATCGACGACGATGTGCTCCATGCCTTCATGGCCGATCGCGACATAGACATTCGCCACACCGCCCAAGTCGAATTCGCCCGCCGCAGCGGCGGCGGGGCGGTCAAGCGCAGTGCTTCGCCCCAGGACCTGCTGCTCTAGCCGTGCCGGCTTGCAATGTAGGATTTCATTTGCTTGACTAGGCGCGCGCAAGGGCTTGCCCGCGCACGCTCTTTGACCCGTTGTCGAGAATTTTTTCCGCCGCTCGATGGCTTGGGAAAGCCGTTCTTGGTGCGACTTTCTGTGACTTTCGGTGCCGCCGGGCTCAGCGGCGTCCGGCGATGAGCGTGCGGACGCCCTCCAGCACCCAGCCATAAACGAGATGCGACGCTGCCCCATAGAAATGGGTGGCCAAGGGCACCTCGTCCGGCGCGGCGCCCAGGCCGACGGCGGGGACCGCTACTTCATCGATCAAGGCGGCCGTCGCGATGCCATAAGCGCTGCCGAACCCCGCGCGCGCCGCGGGCCGATATTCGGTGAGCACGCCGTAGATCCCGCCGAGTACCCCACCGACGAGGTAATGGACTGCCTGTCCGGCCGGCTTGCGATACGGTGCAGGCACCGGATCGCCGGCGATCGCCTCGCTCGCTGCGTCCGCCGCCTTCACCGTTGCGGGATCGCCGTCGCCGCCCTCGTCGGGCAGCAGCTTCTGCGCCCTCGATTGGAACGCCGCCATTGCGGCGGAGGCGACCAGCCCGGCGGCGACGCCGGCCAGCAGGCCGAGAAAGGGTCGTGGATGATGGGCCATGTGCTGCTCCGATACGGGAAAGCCCGAACGCCCCATTGGGCGTCCGGGTTCACCGATGACAGCGCCCCGCTCAATATTGGACGCGAGTGGCCGTCAACTTGTGCGCCGCGAGCTTGGCCTGGACGCTCTCGCTGCCCGCCAGATGCCCTGCGCCGACCGCGACAAACACCGTGCCGGGCTTGGCCAGGCGCTGCGAGATCCACTCGGCCCAGCGCACGTTGCGATCGCCGAGCAGGATCTTGCCGAGCTCGGGCGTCTCGATGAGGCTTTCGTTCATCGTCTTGGCGAGCCCGTCCGGATCGCCGGCCGACCAGCGCGCGACCATGCCGTCCAGAGTCTCGCCCATTTTGGGATAATCATCGACGGTCGATACCAGGAACTTGACCTGCAGCGGCTCGGGCAAGGAGTCGAAATAGCCCAATTGCTGCTCTGCGGTCTCGAGCCCGATCACCGGCTTGCCGGCCGCCTTGGCTGCGGCGCCCAGCACACGCTCTGCGCCGCTTTCGGGATTATAACCGAGCTTCGGGAGCCCCGCGACGCTAAGCGTGACCGCCGCGAACCAGGGATCGAAACGGTCCAGCGCCACCGCCGGCACGCCGACATCCGCCATCGCCTTGCCATAGGCCTCGCGCTTGTCCGCGGGCAGTTTCTCGGTGAGCGTGGGGCCGGTCGGGTTCACCGCGGTCTTCATGATGATCCCCTGCATCGCCGCGGGATCGGGCTCGATCAGTTCGAGCACGAGCTCGTCGCTCTTGTCGAACGCGGTCTTCACCGCCTCGTCGAACCAGCTGAGACCCGGCTTCAGAACGTGGACGGTGCCGAACAGATAGATGGTCGTGTCGGCATCCTTGACGACCCACAAAGCGGGATCGGCATCCTTGGCCTCCTGGGCGTGCGCCAGGCCGGGGGTCAGGGTGAGTGCCAGCGCGGCTCCCGACCGCAGCAACATCTTCAACATGTCGGAAAGCTCCATTTCGAGTGAATCAGGACCGCAGTTTCTTCCAGAAATAGGCGGCAATCATGACGAGGTAGACCGTCACAAAGATGATCTCGTGCCGTGGCTCAGGGACCAGACCGCCCTTCCACAGCAGATACCAAGCGGGATAGGCGACAAGGAAGAAATAGAGGGTGAACATGCTCGACCAGTAATTGGTCAACCGTTCGACTTCGTCGACGGCGCGCAGATAGGCCCAGCTCGCGACGACGATCGTCACGGCCATGATCGCCGTGGCGACGATCGCCACCACGGGCGGCAACGGCCCGATCAGGCCGGGATCGTTCTGATCCCTGTAAAAGCCCATCAGACCGCCGCCGACCCCGCCCAGCGCGCCTGCGATAAACAGGATTCCGACGATCTTGCGGCGCCGCACCTTTGCGGCACGTTCGCCTTCGCCCAGCTCATGCGGCATCCGTGCCGCCCCCTTCGCCATCATCGAAAATCTCCTCGATGCTGAGCCCGAAGATGCGGCCGATGCGGAATGCGAGCGGGAGCGAGGGATCATATTTCCCCGTCTCGATCGCATTCACTGCCTGGCGCGACACGCCGAGACGGCCGCCAAGCTCTGCCTGGCTCCAGTCGCGTTCGGCGCGCAGCACTTTCAGCCGGTTCTTCATATGCCCCCGTCTCAGCCCGCCGCTGTCGGCGTCGCCTGACCATTTGTCAGGTAACACTGACACTAGTGGCGGAGATTCGTCAGCTTGTCAAGCAACCCTGACCATTTGCGATGCGAGCCTGACTTTGAACTCAGCGCCCAAGCCGTTCGGCATGCCAGGCGACATGATCGGCCATGAAGGTCGAGATGAAATGATAGCTGTGATCGTAGCCCGGCTGCATTCGCAGCGTCAGCGGGATGCCGGCGGCGGCGCAGGCATCGGCAAGCAATTCGGGACGCAATTGCTCCGCGAGGAACTGGTCGGCGTCGCCAATGTCGACGAGCAGTTCGGCCGCGCGGGCGCCATCCGCGATCAGCGCGCAGGCGTCATACGCGCGCCACGCGCTCCGGTCCGCGCCGAGATAGCCGCTCAGCGCCTTCTCGCCCCACGGCACCTGCGACGGCGCGACGATCGGCGAGAAGGCCGAGATGCTCCTGAAGCGATCCGGGTTGCGCAGCCCGATCGTGAGCGCGCCATGCCCGCCCATCGAATGGCCGGTAATGCCCTGCCGATCCATGTCCGCGGGGAACTCGGCGGCGACCAATGCCGGCAGTTCCTGCTCGATATAGCTGCGCATCCGGAAGTTCGCGGACCAGGGGGCTTCGGTCGCGTCGACATAGAAGCCCGCGCCCTGGCCGAAATCATAGGCCGAGTCGTCGGGCACCTCTTCACCGCGCGGCGAGGTGTCCGGCGCGACGAAGATCACACCCAGCTCGGCGCAGGCGCGGCGATACTCGCCTTTGTCGGTGACGTTGGCGTGGGTGCAGGTCAGGCCGGACAGATACCAGAGCAGCGGCAGCTTCGCACCGGGCGCGTGGGGGGGAACATAGACCGAGAAGGTCATGTCGGTGCCGGTGACGGCGCTGGCATGCCGGTAGACGCCCTGGACGCCGCCATGCGCCCGGTTGGTAGAGAGCGTTTCCACGGTCAGTAGACGACGACCGAGCGGATGCTCTCGCCCGCATGCATCAGCTCGAAGCCCTTGTTGATCTCCTCCAGGCTGAGGACATGGGTGATCATCGGGTCGATCTCGATCTTGCCGTTCATGTACCAGTCGACGATCTTGGGCACGTCGGTGCGGCCCTTGGCGCCGCCGAATGCGGTGCCGCGCCAGTTGCGCCCGGTGACGAGCTGGAACGGGCGGGTGGCGATTTCCTTGCCGGCCTCGGCCACGCCGATGATGATGCTGGTCCCCCAGCCGCGGTGGCAGCATTCAAGCGCCTGGCGCATGACGTCGGTATTGCCAGTGCAGTCGAAGCTATAGTCGGCCCCGCCATCAGTAAGTTGCTGAACCGCAAAGATGACCTCATTGCTCGTCAGTCCGCGGGCGTCGATGAAGTCGGTCATGCCGAAGCGGCGACCCCATTCCGCGCGATCAGGGTTGATGTCGACGCCGATGATCCTGCTCGCACCCGCCATCCGCGCGCCCTGGAGCACATTGAGACCGATCCCGCCGAGCCCGAACACGACGATATTGTCGCCGACCTGGACCTTGGCAGTGTTGACCACCGCGCCGACGCCGGTGGTCACGCCGCAGCCGATATAGCAGCTGGTCTTGAACGGCGCGTCCGCGCGGATCTTCGCCACTGCGATCTCGGGCAGGACGGTGAAGTTCGAAAAGGTCGAGCAGCCCATATAATGGTAGATGGGCTGGCTCTTATACGAAAAGCGCGTGGTGCCGTCGGGCATCAGCCCCTTGCCCTGGGTGGCGCGGATCGCGGTGCAAAGGTTGGTCTTGCCACTGAGGCACGACTTACATTGGCGGCATTCGGGCGTGTAAAGCGGGATGACATGGTCGCCCGGCTTCACGCTGGTGACGCCCTGCCCGACCTCGCGGACGATCCCCGCGCCCTCATGGCCGAGCACGCTGGGGAACAGGCCTTCCGAATCGAGCCCGTCGAGCGTGTAGGCATCGGTGTGGCAGATGCCGGTGGCCATGATCTCGACCAGCACTTCGCCGGCCTTGGGGCCTTCCAGATCGAGTTCGACGATCTCGAGCGGCTGCTTGGCTTCGAACGCGACGGCGGCTCTGGTCTTCATGCGATTCTCCTTGCTTGCGCGCCTGATCGGGGATGCGATCGAGGGTTGCAAGGAAGGAAAATGGTGCTGCCGGTGAGGATTGAACTCACGACCTCAGCCTTACCAAGGATGCGCTCTACCACTGAGCTACGGCAGCACTCGCGACGGGCCGGGCCCGGGCGGGAGGGGCCTATGTGCTCGGGGGCGGGCGATTGTCAAGGCGAAGCCTGAGCGCCTATCACGCGCGGATGGACGATGCGGAGAAGAAGGCGCGGCTGGCCGAGGCGCTGCGGGCCAATTTGCGCAAGCGCAAGGCGCAGGCGCGCGAGCAAGTGGCCCCGATCGAGCCGCCGCCCGCGAAGGACCCGTAGCCCTTTCGAATCGCGCGCTCAGGCGATCGGCGCGCATTTCCCTTCCAGCCAGCGCAATTCCTCGCCTTCCAGCTGGGCGCCGACTATGTCGAGCACGCGCTGATGATAGGCGTCGAGCCAGGCGCGCTCGCCTTGGCTCATCAGGCTCGGCTCGATCAGGCGGCGCTCGATCGGCGCCAAAGTGAGCGTTTCAAAGCCGAGCATCGGCTGTTCGGCGCCTGGAATATCGCGCGCAGCGACGAGCACCAGATTCTCGATGCGGATGCCATATTCGCCGGCCTTGTAATAACCGGGTTCGTTCGAGAGGAACATGCCCGCGCGCAGCGGCTCGAGCGACTGGCCGCCGGGATAATAAGGCTGGGCGATTCGCTGCGGGCCCTCGTGGACCGACAGATAGGCGCCGACGCCGTGGCCAGTGCCGTGGGCGTAATCGCACCCGATTTCCCAAAGCGGGCGCCGTGCGAAACTGTCGAGCTGGGCACCGGTGGTGCCGTCGGGGAACAGCGCAGTGGCGAGGGCGATATGCCCCTGGAGGACGCGGGTGAAGCGATCCTTCATCTCCGCGCTGGGCTCACCCACCGGCACCACCCGCGTCACGTCGGTGGTGCCATCGGCATATTGGCCGCCCGAATCGACCAGATAGAGCTGGCCGGGTTCGATCGGCAGGCTCGATTCCTCGGTCACCTTATAATGCGGGATCGCGGCGTTGGCGCCGGTGGCCGAGATGGTGTCGAAACTCAGATCCTTGAGCACCCCGGTCGCCTCGCGAAACTGCTGGAGCCGCGCCGCGGCGCTCAGCTCGGTCAGCGCGCCCTGCGGCGCCTCTTCCTCGAACCATTTGAGAAAGCGGACCAGGGCGACGCCGTCGCGCGCCTGCGCCGCGCGATGCCCGCTTATCTCGGCGCTATTCTTGATTGCCTTGGCCAGCACCACCGGATCGCGCAACGCCAGGATGCGCGCACCGCCAGCATCGAGCGAATCGAAGATCGCGGCGACCGCGCGCTCGGGATCGGCGGCGACTCGCTTGTCGCCGAGGCTCGCCAGCGCGGCGGCGAAATCGGCGCGATCGCGGACGCGGACCGCATTACCGAGATGCTGGCGCACGGCATCGGTCAGCTTGCCCGGCGCGGCGAA encodes:
- a CDS encoding helix-turn-helix transcriptional regulator; the protein is MKNRLKVLRAERDWSQAELGGRLGVSRQAVNAIETGKYDPSLPLAFRIGRIFGLSIEEIFDDGEGGGTDAA
- a CDS encoding DUF1440 domain-containing protein; this translates as MAHHPRPFLGLLAGVAAGLVASAAMAAFQSRAQKLLPDEGGDGDPATVKAADAASEAIAGDPVPAPYRKPAGQAVHYLVGGVLGGIYGVLTEYRPAARAGFGSAYGIATAALIDEVAVPAVGLGAAPDEVPLATHFYGAASHLVYGWVLEGVRTLIAGRR
- a CDS encoding exonuclease domain-containing protein, encoding MAPPAPSIIRVIDLETTGQAPPAHGVCEIGWQDVALRPDGRWELQGEGGSRLVNPGRQIPPLTMAIHHIRDEDVADAPWWHDVARPILDPWPRRVALAAHRATFEEQFCTPSLTRGADWICTWKCALRLWSDSPGFSNQLLRYWRKPAGMEHERGLPAHRAFPDAYVTAFHLRDMLNEVGATQLIEWSREPGLLPRVRFGPDRGKEWSEIDDDVLHAFMADRDIDIRHTAQVEFARRSGGGAVKRSASPQDLLL
- a CDS encoding S-(hydroxymethyl)glutathione dehydrogenase/class III alcohol dehydrogenase; this translates as MKTRAAVAFEAKQPLEIVELDLEGPKAGEVLVEIMATGICHTDAYTLDGLDSEGLFPSVLGHEGAGIVREVGQGVTSVKPGDHVIPLYTPECRQCKSCLSGKTNLCTAIRATQGKGLMPDGTTRFSYKSQPIYHYMGCSTFSNFTVLPEIAVAKIRADAPFKTSCYIGCGVTTGVGAVVNTAKVQVGDNIVVFGLGGIGLNVLQGARMAGASRIIGVDINPDRAEWGRRFGMTDFIDARGLTSNEVIFAVQQLTDGGADYSFDCTGNTDVMRQALECCHRGWGTSIIIGVAEAGKEIATRPFQLVTGRNWRGTAFGGAKGRTDVPKIVDWYMNGKIEIDPMITHVLSLEEINKGFELMHAGESIRSVVVY
- the fghA gene encoding S-formylglutathione hydrolase, giving the protein MTVETLSTNRAHGGVQGVYRHASAVTGTDMTFSVYVPPHAPGAKLPLLWYLSGLTCTHANVTDKGEYRRACAELGVIFVAPDTSPRGEEVPDDSAYDFGQGAGFYVDATEAPWSANFRMRSYIEQELPALVAAEFPADMDRQGITGHSMGGHGALTIGLRNPDRFRSISAFSPIVAPSQVPWGEKALSGYLGADRSAWRAYDACALIADGARAAELLVDIGDADQFLAEQLRPELLADACAAAGIPLTLRMQPGYDHSYHFISTFMADHVAWHAERLGR
- a CDS encoding aminopeptidase P family protein; translated protein: MSSYADRLQALREQLKRDRLDGFVVPLTDEHMSEYVGEYAQRLGWLTGFQGSAGTAVVLPQEAAIFTDGRYTLQVRQQVSADSWDYVPVPAVSVADWLGEHAPDGGRIGYDPWLHTRAWVEEARKALAEKGAELVAVAANPIDAVWAEQPAPSDAQLTVQDDATAGKSSAAKRAEIADWLADRKADAVILSALDSIAWAFNVRGDDVSHTPVALAYAIVHSDGTAEFFAAPGKLTDAVRQHLGNAVRVRDRADFAAALASLGDKRVAADPERAVAAIFDSLDAGGARILALRDPVVLAKAIKNSAEISGHRAAQARDGVALVRFLKWFEEEAPQGALTELSAAARLQQFREATGVLKDLSFDTISATGANAAIPHYKVTEESSLPIEPGQLYLVDSGGQYADGTTDVTRVVPVGEPSAEMKDRFTRVLQGHIALATALFPDGTTGAQLDSFARRPLWEIGCDYAHGTGHGVGAYLSVHEGPQRIAQPYYPGGQSLEPLRAGMFLSNEPGYYKAGEYGIRIENLVLVAARDIPGAEQPMLGFETLTLAPIERRLIEPSLMSQGERAWLDAYHQRVLDIVGAQLEGEELRWLEGKCAPIA
- a CDS encoding TraB/GumN family protein, giving the protein MLKMLLRSGAALALTLTPGLAHAQEAKDADPALWVVKDADTTIYLFGTVHVLKPGLSWFDEAVKTAFDKSDELVLELIEPDPAAMQGIIMKTAVNPTGPTLTEKLPADKREAYGKAMADVGVPAVALDRFDPWFAAVTLSVAGLPKLGYNPESGAERVLGAAAKAAGKPVIGLETAEQQLGYFDSLPEPLQVKFLVSTVDDYPKMGETLDGMVARWSAGDPDGLAKTMNESLIETPELGKILLGDRNVRWAEWISQRLAKPGTVFVAVGAGHLAGSESVQAKLAAHKLTATRVQY